A region from the Geobacter benzoatilyticus genome encodes:
- the rpoB gene encoding DNA-directed RNA polymerase subunit beta produces MAYSIANNQLLRQNFAKIKKIIDIPNLIDIQKNSYKRFLQIDTPSEARKNSGLEAVFKSVFPIKDFSDTASLEYVSYSLGTPKYDVEECHQRGMTFAAPMKVKVRLVVWDVNKDTGVRSIRDIKEQEVYFGEIPLMTENGTFIINGTERVIVSQLHRSPGVFYDHDKGKTHSSGKVLYSARVIPYRGSWLDFEFDHKDILYVRIDRRRKMPATVLLKALGNSAEALLNFFYSSEEIGLAGDRMWKKADPELLTTQKTSSDIVDAKTGEVIIKANRKFTKAAIRKMTEHGITEIPIKAEEVCGKFASTDIVDPATGEVIVECNDEITQAKLDEIKARGIGEFKVLFIDNVHVTSSLRDTLLIDKINSTDDALIEIYRRLRPGDPPTLKSAQSLFDNLFFNAERYDLSAVGRLKLNYKLGLDVPLDCQVLTKEDILEVVRYLIDLKNGKGAIDDIDHLGNRRVRAVGELLENQYRIGLVRMERAIKERMSLQEVENLMPHDLINSKPVSAVVKEFFGSSQLSQFMDQTNPLSEVTHKRRLSALGPGGLTRERAGFEVRDVHPTHYGRVCPIETPEGPNIGLIASLSTYARINEHGFVETPYRIVTEGKVTSEVKFFSALEEEGHAIAQANAEMDADGRFVNDYVTARKSGEFLLVHRDELELMDVAPMQLVSVAASLIPFLENDDANRALMGSNMQRQAVPLLKADSPLVGTGMERVVAKDSGVSVVARHTGIVESVDASRIVVKIDEDEHDETGTGVDIYNLIKFARSNQNTCINQRPVVKVGDHVKRGDVIADGPSTDMGELALGQNVVVAFMPWGGYNFEDSILISEKLTKDDRYTSIHIEEFECVARDTKLGKEEITSDIPNLGEETLKDLDESGIIRIGAEVKPGDILVGKITPKGETQLSPEEKLLRAIFGEKAGDVRDTSLRVPPGVEGTVIGAKVFSRKGNDKDSRTEMIERMEEDKLRKDEQDEVRIIRDSAVGKLKKLLVGKTAAVKVEDKNGKTVIAKDAVITEESLTSIPLDRWDEISVSGGEGVEEKVAAILTTLQQQIDIIKYVFDDKVQKLKRGDDLPPGVIKMVKVYIAIKRKLQVGDKMAGRHGNKGVVSRILPEEDMPYMEDGRPVEIVLNPLGVPSRMNVGQILETHLGWAAKGIGWKIEEMLEKHSPSASVKQYLQKIYDSKEMNAFLDSLSDEELIGVAKRLQRGVPMASPVFEGASEDQIRSMLDKAGFDQTAQVTLYDGKSGEPFKHKVTVGVMYFLKLHHLVDDKIHARSIGPYSLVTQQPLGGKAQFGGQRLGEMEVWAMEAYGAAYALQEFLTVKSDDVAGRTRMYEAIVKGKHTLEPGLPESFNVLIKELQSLCLDVELLEGDED; encoded by the coding sequence ATGGCTTATTCAATTGCGAATAACCAGCTTCTGCGCCAGAATTTCGCCAAGATCAAAAAAATTATCGACATCCCCAATCTTATTGATATTCAAAAAAATTCCTATAAACGTTTCCTGCAAATCGACACCCCCTCTGAAGCACGCAAGAACAGCGGGCTTGAAGCGGTTTTTAAAAGTGTATTTCCCATCAAGGACTTTAGCGATACTGCTTCGCTTGAGTATGTTTCCTATAGCCTCGGCACCCCAAAGTACGATGTTGAGGAGTGTCACCAACGCGGGATGACCTTTGCCGCCCCCATGAAGGTGAAGGTTCGCCTCGTTGTATGGGATGTGAACAAGGATACAGGCGTCCGTTCAATTCGGGACATTAAGGAGCAGGAGGTCTACTTCGGCGAGATCCCTCTCATGACCGAAAACGGGACGTTTATCATAAACGGGACCGAACGCGTCATCGTGAGTCAATTGCACCGCTCCCCCGGTGTTTTCTACGATCACGACAAGGGGAAGACCCATTCCAGCGGAAAGGTTCTTTATTCCGCTCGAGTAATTCCCTATCGCGGGTCCTGGCTGGATTTCGAGTTTGACCACAAGGACATTCTCTATGTCCGGATTGACCGCCGCCGCAAGATGCCGGCAACTGTCCTCCTTAAAGCGCTCGGCAACAGCGCGGAGGCTCTTCTCAACTTTTTCTACAGTAGCGAAGAGATCGGGCTTGCTGGCGACCGGATGTGGAAGAAGGCCGATCCAGAGCTGCTGACGACGCAAAAAACCTCTTCGGATATCGTTGATGCCAAAACCGGCGAGGTCATTATCAAGGCGAACAGAAAGTTCACCAAGGCGGCTATCCGCAAAATGACCGAGCATGGCATTACCGAGATCCCCATCAAGGCGGAAGAGGTCTGCGGCAAATTCGCTTCCACTGATATCGTCGATCCCGCCACCGGCGAAGTAATTGTCGAGTGCAACGACGAGATTACCCAGGCAAAGCTTGATGAGATCAAGGCACGGGGAATCGGAGAGTTCAAAGTTCTCTTCATTGATAACGTCCATGTGACATCTTCTCTCCGCGATACTTTGCTTATCGATAAGATTAATTCGACCGATGACGCGCTCATCGAGATTTACCGGCGTCTGCGTCCGGGTGATCCCCCGACGCTCAAGAGTGCCCAGTCTCTCTTTGACAATCTCTTCTTTAACGCCGAGCGCTATGATCTTTCCGCCGTCGGTCGACTCAAGCTCAACTATAAGCTTGGGCTCGATGTCCCCCTCGATTGCCAGGTGCTCACCAAGGAAGATATCCTTGAAGTGGTCCGTTACCTCATTGACCTGAAAAACGGTAAAGGGGCCATTGATGATATCGACCATCTGGGCAACCGGCGGGTGCGTGCCGTGGGCGAGTTGCTGGAGAACCAGTACCGCATCGGCCTTGTTCGCATGGAGCGGGCCATCAAAGAGCGGATGAGTCTTCAGGAAGTTGAAAACCTGATGCCCCACGACCTGATCAACTCCAAGCCGGTTTCGGCCGTGGTAAAGGAGTTCTTCGGCTCGTCCCAGCTCTCCCAGTTCATGGATCAGACGAACCCCCTTTCGGAGGTTACGCACAAGCGTCGTCTCTCGGCTCTCGGACCTGGCGGTCTGACCCGCGAGCGGGCCGGCTTCGAGGTCCGCGACGTTCATCCCACTCACTATGGCCGGGTTTGCCCTATTGAGACTCCTGAAGGTCCGAACATCGGTCTCATTGCCTCGCTTTCCACTTACGCCCGGATCAATGAGCATGGCTTTGTTGAGACTCCTTACCGGATCGTTACCGAAGGCAAGGTTACCAGCGAGGTGAAGTTCTTCTCCGCCTTGGAAGAAGAGGGGCATGCCATTGCCCAGGCCAACGCAGAGATGGACGCCGACGGCCGTTTCGTAAACGATTATGTTACCGCCCGTAAATCAGGCGAGTTCCTCCTCGTTCACCGTGACGAGCTGGAGCTGATGGACGTGGCCCCCATGCAGCTGGTTTCCGTTGCGGCATCGCTCATTCCGTTCCTTGAGAACGATGACGCGAACCGCGCACTCATGGGTTCCAACATGCAGCGTCAGGCCGTGCCTCTTCTCAAGGCGGATTCTCCCTTGGTCGGCACCGGCATGGAGCGGGTTGTTGCCAAGGATTCCGGCGTTTCGGTCGTGGCGCGCCACACCGGTATCGTCGAGTCTGTGGACGCTTCCCGTATCGTTGTTAAAATTGACGAAGATGAGCATGATGAAACCGGTACCGGTGTCGATATCTACAACCTGATCAAATTCGCGCGTTCCAACCAGAACACCTGCATCAACCAGCGGCCGGTGGTTAAAGTCGGTGACCATGTGAAGCGGGGCGACGTCATTGCCGACGGACCGTCCACGGATATGGGCGAGCTGGCGCTTGGCCAGAACGTGGTTGTGGCATTCATGCCTTGGGGCGGGTACAACTTCGAGGACTCCATCCTTATTTCCGAGAAACTTACCAAGGATGACCGCTACACCTCGATTCATATTGAGGAATTCGAGTGCGTTGCCCGTGACACCAAGCTCGGCAAGGAAGAGATTACGTCGGATATCCCGAACCTTGGCGAGGAAACGCTCAAGGATCTTGACGAGTCCGGCATCATCCGGATCGGTGCGGAAGTTAAGCCGGGTGATATTCTAGTCGGAAAGATTACGCCGAAAGGTGAGACTCAGCTTTCTCCGGAAGAGAAGCTTCTTCGCGCTATTTTCGGCGAAAAGGCCGGCGATGTCCGCGATACGTCTTTGAGGGTTCCGCCTGGAGTCGAAGGTACCGTTATCGGTGCCAAGGTTTTCTCCCGCAAAGGCAACGATAAGGACTCCCGCACCGAGATGATCGAGCGGATGGAGGAAGACAAGCTTCGCAAGGATGAACAGGATGAAGTCCGCATCATCCGCGATTCTGCTGTAGGCAAGCTGAAGAAGCTTCTTGTCGGCAAGACCGCCGCTGTTAAGGTTGAGGATAAAAATGGCAAGACAGTTATTGCCAAGGATGCTGTCATAACCGAAGAGTCCCTCACGTCAATCCCCCTTGACCGGTGGGATGAAATATCCGTGAGTGGTGGTGAAGGGGTGGAGGAGAAGGTTGCAGCCATCCTCACCACGCTTCAGCAGCAAATCGACATAATAAAATATGTCTTCGACGATAAGGTCCAGAAGCTCAAGCGTGGAGACGATCTCCCGCCGGGCGTCATAAAGATGGTAAAGGTTTACATCGCCATCAAGCGCAAGCTTCAGGTCGGCGACAAGATGGCCGGTCGCCACGGTAACAAGGGTGTCGTCTCCCGAATCCTCCCCGAAGAAGATATGCCTTACATGGAGGATGGGCGTCCCGTGGAGATCGTGCTGAACCCTCTGGGCGTTCCGTCCCGTATGAACGTCGGGCAGATTCTTGAAACCCACCTGGGCTGGGCTGCCAAGGGTATCGGCTGGAAGATAGAGGAAATGCTGGAGAAGCATTCCCCCTCCGCTTCGGTGAAGCAGTATCTCCAGAAGATTTATGACTCCAAGGAAATGAATGCGTTCCTGGATTCCCTCAGCGATGAGGAGTTGATCGGTGTTGCCAAGCGTCTTCAGCGCGGCGTCCCGATGGCATCGCCAGTTTTCGAGGGTGCTTCTGAAGATCAGATCCGGAGCATGCTTGACAAGGCCGGTTTCGACCAGACCGCCCAGGTTACCCTCTATGACGGCAAGAGCGGCGAACCCTTCAAACATAAGGTTACGGTCGGGGTCATGTACTTCCTCAAGCTCCACCACCTGGTCGATGACAAGATTCATGCACGCTCCATTGGTCCTTACAGTCTCGTTACCCAGCAACCGCTGGGCGGTAAGGCTCAGTTCGGTGGCCAGCGGCTCGGGGAGATGGAAGTCTGGGCCATGGAGGCATATGGTGCCGCCTATGCGCTTCAGGAGTTCCTGACGGTTAAGTCCGATGACGTGGCTGGCCGTACGCGCATGTATGAGGCGATCGTCAAAGGGAAGCATACTCTGGAGCCTGGCCTCCCCGAGTCGTTCAATGTTCTTATTAAGGAACTTCAGTCCCTGTGCCTTGATGTGGAACTCCTGGAAGGCGACGAAGACTAG